From Halostella salina, one genomic window encodes:
- a CDS encoding MFS transporter, producing the protein MARLSKSAVVTRYYLYRATARPGFHYPVYTLFLLWNGLSFAQIGLIATIQAVVVVTGEIPTGYVGDRIGRRNSLAVGAALMVVSNASYLVATDFVGFTFTFVMLSFGGTFISGSGSAWLYDTLAEHGDEDEFTRVQGRGRAIGQWVSVVTLIAGGFLYATNRFYPFYAGVAVALINLVLVLRLPQNRAYDDDEDTDDEVMTIVDALPVIRDQLAAPSLRSFVVYLALFSGAILTMDMWIQPIAQNTLEASVGPRLERWGLAEAPTIGFLYASFTVVSAVTSDYASDLESLLGVRNAMLLVPVGIAATYVAAGLVPLLAFPMFFAMKGGSSVIRPIYQGYINDQVQSVGRATLLSSVAMLRSVAGIPFRVGSGVLATWWSTLDAVALLGAVFIVGAALLFALSPPVKSGYDSPAASAAD; encoded by the coding sequence ATGGCGCGCCTCTCCAAGTCCGCGGTCGTCACCCGTTACTACCTCTACCGCGCGACCGCCCGCCCCGGCTTCCACTACCCCGTGTACACGCTGTTCCTGCTGTGGAACGGCCTCAGCTTCGCCCAGATCGGCCTGATCGCCACGATCCAGGCGGTCGTCGTCGTGACGGGCGAGATCCCGACCGGCTACGTCGGCGACCGGATCGGCCGCCGGAACAGCCTCGCGGTCGGGGCGGCGCTGATGGTGGTGTCGAACGCCAGCTACCTCGTCGCCACCGACTTCGTCGGCTTCACGTTCACGTTCGTGATGCTGTCGTTCGGCGGCACGTTCATCTCCGGCAGCGGGAGCGCGTGGCTGTACGACACGCTCGCCGAGCACGGCGACGAGGACGAGTTCACCCGCGTCCAGGGCCGCGGCCGGGCGATCGGGCAGTGGGTGAGCGTCGTCACGCTGATCGCCGGCGGCTTTCTCTACGCGACGAACCGCTTCTACCCGTTCTACGCGGGCGTCGCGGTGGCGCTGATCAACCTCGTCCTCGTCCTCCGACTCCCGCAGAACCGGGCGTACGACGACGACGAGGACACCGACGACGAGGTGATGACCATCGTCGACGCGCTCCCGGTCATCCGCGACCAGCTGGCCGCGCCGAGCCTGCGCTCCTTCGTCGTCTACCTCGCGCTGTTCAGCGGCGCGATCCTCACGATGGACATGTGGATCCAGCCCATCGCGCAGAACACGCTGGAGGCCAGCGTCGGGCCGCGGCTGGAGCGCTGGGGGCTCGCCGAGGCGCCGACGATCGGCTTCCTCTACGCCTCCTTTACCGTCGTCTCGGCCGTGACGAGCGACTACGCCAGCGACCTGGAGTCGCTGCTGGGCGTCCGCAACGCGATGCTGCTCGTCCCCGTCGGGATCGCCGCGACGTACGTCGCCGCGGGGCTGGTTCCGCTGCTGGCGTTCCCGATGTTCTTCGCGATGAAGGGCGGCAGCTCGGTGATCCGACCGATCTACCAGGGGTACATCAACGACCAGGTGCAGTCGGTCGGCCGCGCGACCCTGCTGTCGTCGGTCGCCATGCTGCGCTCGGTCGCCGGCATCCCGTTCCGCGTCGGGAGCGGCGTCCTCGCCACGTGGTGGTCGACGCTGGACGCGGTGGCGCTGCTCGGTGCCGTGTTCATCGTCGGGGCCGCCCTCCTGTTCGCGCTGTCGCCGCCCGTCAAGTCCGGCTACGACTCGCCGGCCGCGTCGGCCGCCGACTGA
- a CDS encoding sodium:calcium antiporter: protein MVGLLAYAALAVVSTAVIWKGSVALERSAERLSKHYGLPVAVHGAVVVAVGSSFPELSSVVIGTLVHGEFALGVGTIVGSAIFNLLVIPAASAFSSEELEATRDIVHKDAQFYIISVLVLFITFALGATYVPGGTNEAAVLTPALAAMPLVTYGVYVFLQYQDTRDYVPSRTIEVDTRREWATLAVSLVVIAVGVEGLVRAVLAFGAAFGTPSFLWGLTVIAAATSLPDAVVSVRAARDDESVTSLTNVLGSNTFNLLVAIPVGVLLAGSATINFLATIPTMGFLAFATIVFIVFTRTHLELTDSEAVGFLALYAVFLAWMTAETLGLIETVQGI from the coding sequence ATGGTCGGACTCCTCGCGTACGCCGCGCTGGCGGTCGTCTCGACTGCCGTCATCTGGAAGGGGAGCGTGGCGCTCGAACGCTCGGCCGAGCGCCTCAGCAAGCACTACGGCCTCCCCGTCGCCGTGCACGGCGCGGTCGTGGTCGCCGTCGGGTCGAGCTTCCCGGAGCTGAGCTCCGTCGTCATCGGCACCCTCGTCCACGGCGAGTTCGCGCTCGGGGTCGGCACCATCGTCGGGAGCGCCATCTTCAACCTGCTCGTGATCCCGGCGGCGTCGGCGTTCTCCAGCGAGGAACTGGAGGCGACGCGGGACATCGTCCACAAGGACGCCCAGTTCTACATTATCAGCGTCCTCGTCCTCTTTATCACCTTTGCCCTCGGCGCGACGTACGTCCCCGGCGGCACGAACGAGGCGGCGGTCCTCACGCCGGCGCTGGCGGCCATGCCGCTCGTGACGTACGGCGTGTACGTCTTCCTCCAGTATCAGGACACTCGCGACTACGTGCCGTCCCGCACGATCGAGGTCGACACGCGCCGGGAGTGGGCCACGCTCGCGGTCTCGCTGGTCGTCATCGCCGTCGGCGTCGAGGGCCTCGTCCGGGCCGTCCTCGCCTTCGGCGCGGCGTTCGGAACGCCGAGTTTCCTGTGGGGGCTGACCGTGATCGCCGCGGCGACGAGCCTGCCCGACGCCGTCGTCAGCGTCCGCGCCGCCAGGGACGACGAGAGCGTCACCAGCCTCACGAACGTGCTCGGGAGCAACACGTTCAACCTCCTCGTCGCCATCCCCGTCGGCGTCCTGCTCGCCGGGTCGGCGACGATCAACTTCCTCGCGACCATCCCGACGATGGGGTTTCTCGCGTTCGCGACGATCGTGTTCATCGTCTTCACCCGCACCCACCTCGAACTCACCGACAGCGAGGCCGTCGGCTTCCTCGCGCTGTACGCCGTCTTTCTCGCGTGGATGACGGCGGAGACGCTCGGCCTGATCGAGACGGTGCAGGGCATCTGA
- a CDS encoding pyridoxamine 5'-phosphate oxidase family protein: MSDLRWVQMTDEERDELLGDGGTGVVSFGAGGDEPPFSLPVSYGYNADAGEFYFRLSSPSNGGKGAVVDRPVTVVVHRDTDHGWRSVVATGRLEPLADEPYDSTATQGLWGVHIPVVDIFDRPREEVPFEDYRLDPDEVSGRKEAVADR, from the coding sequence ATGAGCGACCTCCGCTGGGTCCAGATGACCGACGAGGAGCGCGACGAACTGCTCGGCGACGGGGGGACCGGCGTCGTCTCGTTCGGCGCGGGCGGGGACGAGCCGCCGTTCTCGCTGCCGGTGTCGTACGGCTACAACGCCGACGCGGGTGAGTTCTACTTCCGGCTCTCGTCGCCGTCGAACGGGGGAAAGGGCGCGGTCGTCGACAGGCCGGTCACCGTCGTCGTCCATCGGGACACGGACCACGGGTGGCGGAGCGTCGTGGCGACGGGACGGCTCGAACCGCTCGCCGACGAGCCCTACGACTCGACCGCGACGCAAGGCCTGTGGGGAGTCCACATCCCCGTCGTCGACATCTTCGACCGGCCGCGGGAGGAGGTGCCGTTCGAGGACTACAGGCTCGACCCCGACGAGGTGTCGGGCCGGAAGGAAGCCGTCGCCGACCGCTGA
- a CDS encoding SDR family oxidoreductase translates to MPSLLDGRTAVVTGAASGIGRAIARRFAGEGAAVVVADLREEPREGGDPTHEVVREESDAEATFVSCDVTDHDDLTAAMDAAEEYGGVDVLINNAGIVGPQAPIGDVEPDEYRQLMRVNQDGVFFASQLAAERMAGNGGGSIVNVSSVAGIRGYGGLTPYCTAKGGIRLFTYALAAELGPQGVRVNAVHPGVIETAMTTEDSPIVGTEEGEATREAIPLQRFGQPGDVADAVLFLASDMASFVTAESLVVDGGATHTA, encoded by the coding sequence ATGCCATCGCTACTTGACGGCCGGACGGCAGTCGTGACCGGGGCAGCGAGCGGTATCGGACGGGCGATCGCACGGCGGTTCGCCGGGGAGGGCGCGGCGGTCGTCGTCGCCGACCTGCGCGAGGAGCCACGGGAGGGCGGCGACCCGACACACGAGGTCGTCCGCGAGGAGTCGGACGCCGAGGCGACGTTCGTCTCCTGTGACGTGACCGACCACGACGACCTGACCGCCGCCATGGACGCCGCGGAGGAGTACGGCGGCGTGGACGTGCTGATCAACAACGCCGGGATCGTCGGCCCGCAGGCCCCGATCGGTGACGTGGAGCCCGACGAGTACCGACAGCTGATGCGTGTCAACCAGGACGGCGTCTTCTTCGCGTCGCAACTCGCCGCCGAACGGATGGCCGGCAACGGCGGCGGGAGCATCGTCAACGTCTCCAGCGTCGCCGGAATACGCGGGTACGGCGGGCTGACGCCGTACTGCACGGCCAAGGGCGGGATCCGGCTGTTCACGTACGCGCTCGCGGCCGAACTCGGCCCGCAAGGGGTCCGCGTCAACGCCGTCCACCCGGGCGTGATCGAGACGGCGATGACGACGGAGGACTCGCCGATCGTCGGCACCGAGGAGGGTGAGGCGACCCGGGAGGCGATCCCCCTTCAGCGGTTCGGCCAGCCCGGCGACGTGGCGGACGCCGTCCTGTTCCTGGCCAGCGACATGGCGAGTTTCGTCACCGCCGAGTCGCTGGTCGTCGACGGCGGCGCGACACACACCGCGTAG